The Candidatus Eisenbacteria bacterium genome includes a region encoding these proteins:
- the malQ gene encoding 4-alpha-glucanotransferase, whose amino-acid sequence MSEDGRLTNVPPVPDGYRASGVLLHVTSLPSPYGVGDVGPSAWAWIDRLHDAGQSWWQALPLGPTGYGNSPYQSSSSFAGNGVLISPQALIEDGLVRAGEFDSRSFSAVAVDYDVVIPFKHQLLETAWANFKHVGRRDLQVASDEFRHAQAHWLEDYALFRAVKAKHNDAYYLDWPSALVERVPAALDRARQELSERIDQVCFAQFLLFRQGNRLKDYARGKGVRLMGDLPFFVSADSSDVWTHPELFLLDDRSRPRFVAGVPPDDFSAEGQLWGNPVYDWDALRRTGYRWCIDRLRALLEHVDAIRLDHFRAFAAAWHVPSAALTARAGHWVPGPGADFFSAVQKELGTLPLIAEDLGVITPDVRALRDQFQIPGMRVLQFGFDGRADNPYLPHNYVANSVVYTGTHDNNTTRGWFEALPDEARQRVWAYLKRPAGDSREVAPALLELAWSSAAVLAMTPLQDLLNLGSDARMNVPGHAAGNWRWRCTETTLSPETFEGLRELTRRSNRLEVTS is encoded by the coding sequence ATGAGCGAGGACGGCCGCCTGACGAACGTTCCGCCGGTCCCAGACGGCTACCGTGCCTCGGGCGTGTTGCTACACGTCACCTCGCTGCCCTCGCCGTATGGCGTTGGCGATGTCGGACCGTCCGCGTGGGCCTGGATCGACCGCCTCCACGACGCCGGGCAAAGCTGGTGGCAGGCGCTGCCCCTCGGTCCTACGGGGTACGGCAACTCCCCGTACCAATCGTCGTCGTCCTTTGCGGGCAACGGGGTCTTGATCAGCCCACAGGCTCTCATCGAGGACGGCTTGGTGCGGGCCGGCGAGTTCGATTCCCGTTCGTTTTCGGCGGTGGCCGTCGACTACGACGTCGTCATCCCGTTCAAGCACCAGCTGCTCGAAACGGCTTGGGCGAACTTCAAGCACGTAGGCCGCCGGGATCTACAGGTCGCTTCTGATGAGTTCCGTCACGCGCAGGCGCACTGGCTAGAAGATTACGCGCTATTTCGCGCAGTGAAGGCAAAGCACAACGATGCGTATTATCTCGATTGGCCGTCGGCGCTGGTAGAGCGTGTCCCGGCGGCGTTGGATCGAGCCCGCCAGGAACTCTCGGAGCGAATCGACCAGGTCTGTTTCGCTCAGTTCTTGTTGTTCCGTCAGGGCAACCGCCTCAAGGACTATGCCCGTGGCAAGGGCGTGCGCTTGATGGGCGACCTGCCGTTTTTCGTTTCTGCCGACTCCAGCGACGTGTGGACGCACCCGGAGCTGTTCCTGCTGGACGACCGGAGCCGCCCGCGTTTTGTCGCCGGTGTGCCGCCCGACGATTTCAGCGCGGAGGGGCAGCTGTGGGGCAATCCCGTCTACGACTGGGACGCCCTGCGGCGCACCGGCTATCGCTGGTGCATCGATCGCCTGCGCGCCTTGCTGGAGCATGTCGATGCGATCCGTCTGGATCACTTCCGTGCCTTCGCCGCAGCGTGGCACGTCCCGTCCGCAGCGCTCACAGCCCGAGCGGGCCATTGGGTCCCCGGTCCGGGCGCCGACTTCTTCAGCGCGGTCCAGAAGGAGTTGGGTACCCTCCCGTTAATCGCCGAAGACTTGGGTGTGATCACGCCGGATGTGCGTGCGCTTCGCGACCAGTTTCAGATCCCGGGAATGCGCGTTCTGCAGTTTGGTTTCGATGGTCGCGCGGACAATCCCTACCTGCCGCACAACTACGTTGCCAACTCGGTGGTGTACACCGGCACGCATGACAACAACACGACGCGCGGGTGGTTCGAAGCCCTACCGGACGAAGCGCGGCAGCGCGTGTGGGCCTACCTGAAGCGGCCCGCGGGCGATAGTCGTGAGGTCGCGCCGGCATTGTTGGAGTTGGCGTGGTCGTCTGCGGCGGTGCTGGCGATGACGCCGCTACAGGATCTGCTCAACCTAGGGAGCGACGCGCGTATGAACGTACCCGGTCATGCGGCGGGTAACTGGCGTTGGCGCTGCACCGAAACGACGTTATCACCGGAAACCTTCGAAGGGCTGCGGGAACTCACGCGGAGATCGAACCGACTTGAGGTGACATCATGA
- a CDS encoding AraC family transcriptional regulator yields the protein MTSAALTRAGTISPIVSFLDRAGISVDRVLARAQLPAWITAESEALIPATSTVRLFEAALQDTDIPNLGLTAGEECTIDALGVFGRLIRSAPTLGAALKTAVRFHRMITSNRPLWLRPRGDRVEFCMTVEDRFDPRDGAWQQDNHFCLGLIISVVRGAAGPSWRPAEVHLQTDEAPGLRDAESLASARVAFRQPETMVAIPRALLATRLPPFPPAEIPTDVEDWKASVPAPDFVGSIRQAVETLSYGENYPSVRQTADFVGMSVRTLQRGLAAGGVSHEVLVAQTRFATAAAVLERTQAKILDLALDLGYSDHANFTRAFRRWAGCSPQEYRSTRERWRHVGNRARAARKPRPLTVRTCTGTSGPRSPLAAPAHPRHG from the coding sequence ATGACGTCCGCCGCCCTCACTCGCGCCGGCACGATCTCGCCCATCGTCTCCTTCCTTGATCGTGCCGGGATTTCGGTAGACCGCGTTCTCGCGAGGGCCCAATTGCCCGCCTGGATCACCGCGGAGAGCGAGGCGTTAATCCCGGCGACCAGCACCGTGCGTCTCTTCGAGGCAGCATTACAGGACACGGACATTCCGAACCTCGGGCTGACCGCGGGTGAGGAGTGTACCATCGACGCCTTGGGCGTCTTCGGCCGTCTAATCCGCAGCGCGCCGACCCTAGGCGCCGCGCTGAAGACGGCCGTCCGGTTTCATAGGATGATCACTTCGAATCGGCCGCTGTGGCTCCGTCCACGGGGGGACCGAGTGGAGTTCTGCATGACCGTTGAGGACCGTTTCGATCCGCGGGACGGCGCCTGGCAGCAGGACAATCACTTCTGCCTCGGGCTGATAATCTCGGTCGTGCGGGGCGCGGCGGGCCCGAGCTGGCGCCCCGCCGAGGTGCACCTCCAGACCGATGAGGCTCCCGGACTGCGAGACGCCGAGTCGCTCGCCTCCGCCCGTGTCGCATTCCGGCAGCCCGAAACGATGGTCGCCATTCCCCGTGCGCTGCTCGCCACGCGGCTCCCGCCCTTTCCGCCGGCCGAGATACCGACGGACGTCGAGGACTGGAAGGCGTCCGTGCCGGCCCCCGACTTCGTCGGGTCCATAAGACAGGCGGTCGAGACGCTGTCCTACGGAGAGAACTATCCGAGCGTCCGGCAGACCGCGGACTTCGTCGGCATGAGTGTTCGTACGCTCCAGCGCGGTCTCGCAGCGGGCGGGGTCAGCCACGAGGTCCTCGTCGCCCAGACGCGGTTCGCGACCGCCGCCGCCGTGCTCGAGCGGACGCAGGCCAAGATCCTGGACCTCGCGCTCGACCTCGGGTACTCCGACCACGCCAACTTCACTCGCGCTTTCCGGCGATGGGCGGGATGCTCGCCGCAGGAGTATCGATCGACCCGCGAGCGGTGGCGGCACGTCGGGAATCGCGCGCGAGCGGCACGGAAGCCGCGCCCCCTGACCGTTCGGACGTGCACGGGCACGAGCGGACCGCGCTCGCCACTCGCTGCGCCAGCTCACCCACGGCATGGCTGA
- a CDS encoding DUF4056 domain-containing protein: protein MIGRVRPHACALLALTAFVGCVHAPSWMVRRAVTGEDVARVLDEPAATERPLTPSDIPAIPVRNGLRPCCAFGMRLGASIGPVPVPFFTLSNIIGLDQVGPHTYDAEPFSASASSKLDAFMRENDALLYTCRGGFIDLAHVRDNADWTLFWSAAIARASLTGATIELPSEGGARRVHLHPLPPDLVGRYGLRRVAITVAQWLAFELSVWHEIATTYGWSAIELYPEYLSAFSPEDLYSNLLGIKIAGGLLINAGEEETDVLYDRHMDEWLRATLAYLQPVSADAGAEAMRLIDGVWWDSHARLPDPRLVLRRYTDAGAQLTPWVVSRAYASPAMQAWVDRHCAGAEHPLTLRRGSAMDGHEVKDIATLEIDVHVPDPFPFPRLGSTRITQEDFPVVLQAVRRYGIDRLGPNALRPERTAE from the coding sequence ATGATCGGGCGGGTTCGCCCGCATGCATGCGCGCTGCTCGCACTGACGGCGTTCGTCGGCTGCGTCCATGCGCCGTCGTGGATGGTGCGGCGTGCGGTGACGGGGGAGGACGTGGCACGCGTCCTCGACGAGCCGGCCGCCACGGAGCGGCCCCTCACGCCGTCCGACATCCCCGCGATCCCGGTGCGGAACGGGCTGCGTCCGTGCTGCGCGTTCGGGATGAGGCTCGGCGCGAGCATCGGACCCGTCCCCGTCCCTTTCTTCACGCTGAGCAACATCATCGGCCTCGATCAGGTCGGTCCCCATACGTACGACGCCGAGCCGTTCTCGGCCTCGGCATCGTCGAAACTGGACGCCTTCATGCGCGAGAACGACGCGCTCCTCTACACGTGCCGCGGCGGCTTCATCGACCTCGCGCACGTACGCGACAACGCCGACTGGACGCTGTTCTGGTCCGCGGCCATCGCGCGAGCGTCGCTCACCGGCGCGACGATCGAGCTGCCGAGCGAGGGCGGTGCGCGTCGCGTCCACCTGCACCCGCTCCCGCCGGACCTGGTCGGGCGCTACGGCCTTCGGCGCGTGGCCATCACCGTGGCGCAGTGGCTCGCCTTCGAGCTGTCGGTCTGGCACGAGATTGCGACCACCTACGGCTGGTCGGCGATCGAGCTCTACCCGGAGTACCTCTCCGCATTCTCGCCCGAAGACCTCTACTCGAACCTGCTCGGGATCAAGATCGCCGGCGGACTCCTCATAAACGCGGGCGAGGAGGAGACCGACGTACTGTACGATCGGCACATGGACGAGTGGCTCCGGGCGACGCTCGCGTATCTCCAGCCGGTGAGCGCCGACGCCGGTGCGGAGGCGATGCGGCTCATCGACGGCGTCTGGTGGGACTCGCACGCCCGTCTGCCCGACCCACGCCTCGTGCTCCGCCGCTATACGGACGCTGGGGCGCAGCTGACGCCGTGGGTCGTGTCGCGCGCCTACGCATCACCGGCGATGCAGGCGTGGGTCGACCGCCACTGCGCCGGCGCCGAGCACCCGCTGACGCTCCGGCGCGGCTCCGCGATGGACGGGCACGAGGTCAAGGACATCGCCACGCTGGAGATCGACGTCCACGTGCCCGATCCTTTTCCCTTCCCGCGGCTGGGGTCGACCCGGATCACGCAGGAGGACTTCCCGGTCGTGCTCCAGGCGGTTCGCCGCTACGGGATCGACCGGCTCGGGCCAAACGCCCTCCGTCCGGAACGGACCGCCGAGTGA